The sequence acactggggacactggggacactggggacactggggacactggggggattggggacactggggacattgggggaacactggggacattggggacattgggggacactggggacattggggacactggggacactggggacactggggggattggggacactggggacattggggacactggggacattggggacactgggggaacactggggacattggggacattggggatactggggacattggggacactggggacactggggacactggggacatttgggacattggggacactggggacatttgggacaatGGGGTCAATGGGGtcaatggggacattggggacactggggacaggtggggacaggagggtgGCACCTGTCCGGGGGGTGGCCTCGGGGGTGACGCTTGTCCTGAGGGTGTCACCAGTGTGTGAGCCGTGTCACccatgtgtccccatgtcctcccATGTGTCACCATGTCCCtggtgtgtccccatgtccccatgtgtcctggtgtccctgtgtgtccctgtgtgtccccgtgtGTCTCTGTGTCACTGTGTCCCCCCGTGTGTCCACatgtgtcccggtgtccccgtgtgtccccgcgtgtcctgtgtgtccctgtgtgtgtcctGGTGTGTCTCAGCGTCCCCAcgtgtgtccccgtgtgtgTCCCCGCATGTCTCAGTGTCCCCGTTTGTCCCTGCGTGTCCCCGTGTGTcaccatgtccctgtgtcccggTGCCCCTGTGTGTCACCGTGTCTCCCCGGTGTGTCACCATGTCACGGTGTCCCTGCGTGTCCCCGTGTGTAAGCGTGTGTGGTGTCCTGGTGTGTCCCTGcgtgtccccgcgtgtccctgtgtcccggtgtccccgtgtgtcactgtgtgtccttgtgtgttcctgtgTGTGCTGGTGTGTCCCCATGGGTCCTggtgtccccgcgtgtccccgtGTGTCAGCGCATGCGGTGTCCCTGTGAGTCCCTgtgtgtcaccgtgtccccgcgtgtccctgtgtgtgtccccgtgtcctgtGTCCCTGTATCCCGTGTCCTGATGTCCCCGTGTGTCCCACGTGTCCCGGTGTCGtgcatgtccctgtgtcccatgtccccatgtgtcCCCGCGTGTGTCCCCGCGTGTCCGTGGTGTGTCACACGTGTCCCATGTCCCGGTGTCACGCGTGTTGCCCGCAGGCTCGAAGGCGCGCAAGATCCCGTACCCGACACGGAACCCGTTCACCTGGCTGTTCCTGCTGGTGTCCTGCCCCAACTACACCTACGAGGTCAccgggacactggggacactggggacactggggacactggggacattggggacattggggacactggggacagtggggacagtgggtacattggggacactggggacattggggacattggggacattggggacactggggacattggggacactgggggacattggggacactggggacattggggacactggggacattggggacattggggacactggggacactggggacactgggggacattggggacactggggacactggggacactggggacattggggacactgggggacactggggacattggggacactgggggacattggggacactggggacactggggacactggggacattggggacactgggggacattggggacactggggacagtggggacagtggggacattggggacactggggacactggggacattggggacactgggggacattggggacactggggacagtggggacagtggggacattggggacactggggacactgggggacattggggacactggggacactggggacactggggacattggggacactgggggacactggggacactgggggacattggggacactggggacattggggacactgggggacattggggacactggggacagtggggacagtggggacattggggacactggggacattggggacactgggggacattggggacactggggacagtggggacagtggggacattggggacactggggacactgggggacattggggacactggggacactggggacactggggacattggggacactgggggacactggggacactgggggacattggggacactggggacattggggacactgggggacattggggacactggggacagtggggacactggggacactggggacattggggacactgggggacattggggacactggggacattggggacattggggacacccggggacacatggggacagttGGGGACAGATGGGGACAGAAGGGGACAGTGGGGGCAaatggggacacttggggacacctgggcacagctggcacagctggggacacttggggacattggggacagctggggacacacctgggacacctggggacattttggggatactttggggacaccctggggacacctggggacatcggggccacctggggagagctggggatACCCCTGGGGACAgttggggacactttggggacactctggggacaccctgggacattctggggacacacctggggacatcggggacagctggggacacttggggacacctggggacattggggacagatggggacacctggggatacctgggaacacacctggggacactttggggacagctggggacactctggggacactttggggacagttggggacactgaggctgtgccagccctggggacaccgggagggggGTGGGCACCTGTGGGACGTCACCGAGCCGGGTGTCACCACAGGGGAGGAGGGCGGCACCCATGGGTGACACCCCCAAAGTGACACCCCATGGGTGACACCCCCATGGTGACACCCCAAAAGTGACACCCCGAAAGTGACACCCCAAATGTGACACCTCTAAAGTGACACCTCCATGGGTGACACCCCATGGGTGACACCCCAGAAGTGGCACCCATGGGTGACACCCCTGTCCCCGGCTGCCCCCCAGGTCGGCTCCTGGATCGGTTTCACCATCATGACCCAGTGCCTGCCcggtgaggggacaggggacattggggacattggggacaccggattttggggggatttgggggggatttggggggatttgggtggattttgggtagatttgggtggattttgggtagatttggggtggattttggggggtttcaggTGGTTtaggtggatttggggtgaatttagGAGtaatttgggtggattttggggggatttgggatggattttgggaggatttgggtgtattttggggggatttgggtggatttgggttggattttggggtgatatgggttggattttagggggatttaggaaggattttggggggatttgggtggattttggggtgacttggggggatttggggtggattttggggggatttgggggattttgggtggagttttggggattcaggtggatttggggtggaatttggggggatttcagGTGGTTtaggtggatttggggtgaatttagGAGtaatttgggtggattttggggggatttggttggattttggggtgatatgggttggattttggggggatttaggaaggattttggggggatttgggtcggattttggggtgatttgggtggattttgggtagatttggggtggattttgggatttgggtggattttggggggatttcagGTGGTTTAGGTGGATTTGGGATGAATTTAGGAGtaatttgggtggattttgggaggatttcacttggatttggggtggatttggatggattttggggggatttggggtgacttggggggatttgggggggattttggggggatttgggggattttgggtggagttttggggattcaggtggatttggggtggaatttggggggatttcagGTGGTTtaggtggatttggggtgaatttagGAGtaatttgggtggattttgggaggatttcacttggatttggggtggattttggggagatttgggtggattttagggtggattttggggggatttggggtgattttggatggatttggggtggatttgggatggattttggggggattttggggagatttggggtggattttggggggatttggatggatttgggggggattttgggggatttcaaGTGGAGTTTTGGGGATtcaggtggatttggggtggattttgggaggatttaGGGGTGATTTAGAATGGATTTTGGGGgcatttggtgtggattttggggggatttgggtggattttgggattttggggtgatttgggtggatttgggtggATTCggggttgttttggggggattcggggtagattttggggggatttcgggtggatttgggatggattttggggttgattttggggtggatttgggtgAATTTAggggtgatttggggtgaattttagggggatttttggtctccccgccgtgtccccgctgtccctgttgtgtccccactgtccctgctgtcccctgagtgccaccctgtcccacagtggcactgtccccactgtgtccccgctgtgtccccaCTGTGTTCCCGCTGTCTCCTGAGTGCCACCGTGTCCCGCAGTGGCACTGTCCCCATTttgtccccgctgtgtccccactgtcccctgagTGCCACCGTGTCCCGCAgtggcactgtccccactgtgtccccactgtgtccccgctgtcccctgaGTGCCACCGTGTCCCGCAgtggcactgtccccactgtgtccccactgtgtccccgctgtcccctgaGTGCCACCGTGTCCCGCAGTGGCGCTCTTCTCGCTGGTGGGCTTCGTGCAGATGGCGATCTGGGCCCAGGGCAAGCACCGCAGTTACCTGCGCGAGTTCCGCGACTACCCGCCGCTGCGCTCGCCCATCGTgcccttcctgctgtgacaccctggggacacccctgggacatcccctgggacaccccccagtgtccccttcctgctgtgacaccctggggacacccccccggtgtccccttcCTGCTGGGACACCGCAGGGACATCCCGGGGACATCCCCTGGGACATCCCCCATCGTgcccttcctgctgtgacaccgcggggacaccgtggggacatcccctgggacaccccccagtgtccccttcctgctgggacaccctggggacatccctgggacatcccctggtgtccccttcctgctgtgacaccctggggacatccctgggacATCCCCTGGTGTCACCTTCCTGCtgggacaccgtggggacaccgtggggacatCCCGGGGACATCCCCTGGGACACCCCCCAGCGTccccttcctgctgtgacaccgcggggacacCCCCCCGGTGTCAccttcctgctgtgacactgcggggacgtccccccggtgtccccttcctgctgtgacacCACGGGGACATCCCTGGACACAGccatccccggtgtcccctccctggtgATAGTGTCACCTCCCTGGTGCCAGTGTCACCTGCAGGGTGccatccccggtgtcccctccctggtgcTGGTGTCCCCTCCATGGTggcagtgtcccctccctgctggcagTGTCACCACTGTGGTGGCAGTGTCACCTCCCCTGTgccatccccagtgtcccctctgtgGTGGCAGTGTCACCTCCAGGGTGTCATTCCCGGTGGCAGTGTCACCTCCCTGCTGGCAGTGTCACCTCCAGGTGccatccccggtgtcccctccccgccggcagtgtccccagcagcgcTGTCACCCGCGGCCACCCCGGGTGTCACCGCGGTGCCACCCCCACCTGGCCCTGCCCGGTGCCACCCCTCGCCCTGTCCCCGCGGGTGACAATAAATGCCATCCCCCCCCCGGCGCGTGGCCTGTCCTTGTCCCCtcgcggggacaccgggggtcACTCACAGCCACCCCTGGGGACAATCCCGGTGGCGTCACAATGTCCCCAGGAGCAGTGACGGGCCAGCGCCGCTCATGTCACTCGGGGCTTTACTGAGTGGGGGGCTCGTGTCACCGTCACCACGGTGTCACCGGTGTCACTCGGGGGTCCTCGTGTCACCGTCACCGCGGTGTCACTCGGGGGTCCTCGTGTCACCGTCACCGCGGTGTCACCGGTGTCACTCGGGGCTTTATTGAGCAGGGGGGCTCGTGTCACCGTCACCGCGGTGTCACTCGGGGGTCCTCGTGTCACCGTCACCGCGGTGTCACCAGTGTCACTCGTTGTCACCGGGTGTCACTCGGGGCTTTATTGAGCGGGGGTCTCATGTCACCATCACCGCGGTGTCACCGGTGTCACTCGGGGCTTTATTGAGCGGGAGTCTTCATGTCACCGTCACTGCGGTGTCACTCGGGGGTCCTCATGTCACTGTCACCACGGTGTCACTGGTGTCACCAGTGTCACTCTGTGTCACCGGTGTCACTTGGGGCTTTATTGTGCGGGGGTCCTTGTGTCACTGTCACCGCAGTGTCACCGGTGTCACTCGGGGGTCCTCGTGTCATTGTCACTGCGGTGTCACCGGGTGTCACTTGATGTCACTCTGTCACTGGGTGTCACTCGGGGGCTTTATTGAGCGGGGGTCCTTGTGTCACCGTCACCGCAGTGTCACTCGGTGTCaccacagtgtccccagtgtcactcGGGGTCACCACGGTGTCCTcagtgtcactcaggtgtcaccgTGGTGTTCTGggtgtcacccagtgtcactCAGTGTTGCTGggtgtcacccagtgtcactCGCTGttcctgcagtgtcaccaggTGTCACTGGGTGTCACCGGGTGTCCCTCGCTGTCCCCGTCACCgtccccgcggtgtcaccgGGTGTCACTGGGTGTCACCGGGTGTCCCTCGCTGTCACTCGCTGTCCCCGTCACCGTCCCCGTGGTGTCACCGGGTGTCCCTCGCTGTCACTTGCTGCCCCTGTCACCGTCCCCGTGGTGTCACCGGGTGTCACTCGCTGTCCCCGTCACCGTCCCCGCGCCGTCTCAGCCGTTGTTGCCGCAGCCGCAGGCGCCGCTCGCGCTCGAACTCCTTCATGCGCATCACGtagctggggacacgggggacacgtgTGTCACCGTGTGACACCATGGGACACCACTGTGTCACCGTATGTCACCACTGTGTGACACCATGGGACCccactgtgtccctgtgtcactcattgtgtcactgtgtgtcaccaccatgtccctgtgtcactgtcgCCATCTCCACGGTGTCACCGTGTGTCACcaccgtgtccctgtgtcaccgTGTGTCACCACAGTGCTCCTGTGTCACTCATTGTCACCACGTCTCACCATGTGTCACCACACGTCACCACGTGTCACTGTGTCACCGTGTAACTGCGCGTCACCACCGTGTCACCACCGTGTCACTGTGTCACCCTGCCACGGTGTCGCCATGTGTCACCATGTCACTGTGTCATGGTCACTGTGTGTCACCGTGTCACCGTGTCATTGTCACGGTGTGTCACTGTGTCATTGTCACCACAGCCACCGCGGGGTCACAGGCGGGTGGGGGCGGCACCGGGGTGGCCGTGGTGTCCCCGTCACCCCCCGGCacgtccccagtgtccctgtgtccccccctgatgtccccaatgtccccagtgtccccatgatgtccccaatgtccccagtgtccccagtgtccccaatgtccccaatgtccccactgtccccattgtccccaatccccccaatgtccccaatgtccccagtgtccccaatatccccaatatccccagtgtccccaatgtccccactgtccccaatgtccccactgtccccaatgtccccaatatccccagtgtccccaatatccccagtgtccccaaatgtccccatgtccccaatgtccccatgatgtccccactgtccccattgtccccaatccccccaatgtccccaatgtccccagtgtccccatgtccccaatccccccagtgtccccatgtccccgtgtccttACTCCTCGTGCTGGCAGCCGTCCCAGGCGTGGCGCAGCGCGTGGCACCGCCATGGCACGGGGAAGTTGTCGCGCTGGCAGCGCAGCAGCCGCAGCAGGTGGTGCCCACAGAAGTCGCGCTGCTCCAGCGGCACGCGGGCCTGCGCCAGCTGCGCCGCCGAGGCCACCATGGCTGTGACaggggacaaaaagggacaaagggacagaggggacagtgagggacactcagggacagaggggacactcagggacagaggggacacaggcCTGCGCCAGCTGCACCACCGAGGCCACCATGGCTGTCACCAAAAGGGACAaaaagggacagaggggacactcagggacagaggggacacccagggacagaggggacacaggcCTGTGCCAGCTGCACCGCCGAGGCCACCATGGCTGTGACaggggacaaaaagggacaaagggacagtcagggacagaggggacacccagggacagaggggacactcagggacagaGGGAACACTCAGGGACACGCAGGCCTGCGCCAGCTCCGCCGCTGAGGCCACCATGGCTGTGACaggggacaaaaagggacactcagggacagaggggacacaggcCTGCACCAGCTGCACCGCCGAGGCCACCATGGCTGTCACCAAAAGGGACAaaaagggacagaggggacagtgagggacactcagggacagaggggacaaagggacagTGAAGGACAGAGGGGACACTTGAGGAGAGAAGGGACAGAGAGGACACagacatttggggacactcagggacacgCGGGCCTGCGCCAGCTGTGCTGCCGAGGCCACCATGGCTGTGACAGTGGACAAAAAGGGACAgtcagggacactcagggacagaggggacacgcagccctgtgccagctgtgctgctgaggcCACCGTGGCTGTGACACGGGGCACAaaaagggacagaggggacaatgagggacagaggggacactcagggacagaggggacacaggcCTGCGCCAGCTGCGCCGCCGAGGCCACCATGGCTGTCACCAAAAGGgacaaaaagggacaaagggacagtgagggacactcagggacagaggggacaaagggacagTGAAGGACAGAGGGGACACTTGAGGAGAGAAGGGACAGAGAGGACACagacatttggggacactcagggacacgCGGCCCTGCGCCAGCTGCGCCGCCGAGGCCACCATGGCTGTGACATGGGGGACAaaaagggacagaggggacagtgagggacactcagggacagaggggacacgcGGACCTGTGCCACCATGGCTGTGACATGGAGAACAAAGGGACAGtctgggacagaggggacactcagccttgtgccagctgtgccaccgAGGCCACCGCAGCTGTGACAGGGGACAAAGGGACAgtcagggacagaggggacatgcggccctgtgccagctgtgccaccgAGGCCACCATGGCTGTCACCAAAAGGgacaaaaagggacaaagggacacTTGGCGACAgaggggacacttggggacagaGAAGACACTCaaggacactcagggacactgAGGAACACTCAGGGACACTCGGGGACACTCaaggacacttggggacacccagggaacacttggggacccccagggacactcggggacacccagggaacACTTGGGGACCCTCGGGGACACTCAACGACActtggggacccccagggacaCTCGGGGTGGCAACTGCAGAGACAGCGACACAcgggtggcacctggggacacgcggcgggggaggggacaggggaggggacaccggaggggacagggggtggCACCGACGGGGGGAGGGAGGGGCGCTGCGGGAGGTCACCGGGGTCACGCGAGGGCGGGGACGCCCCAAAGCCACCGCGCCCcgccatccccgtgtcccctcccgtgtcccctcccatgtccccgtgtcccctccggTGTCCCCGTCTcccctcccgtgtcccctcccggtgtcccctccctgtccccgtgtcccctcccggtgtccccgtgtcccctcccggtgtcccctccctgtccccgagtcccctcccgtgtccctcccgtgtcccctcccgtgtcccctcccgtgtccctcccgtgtcccctcccggtgtcccctcccgtgtcccctccctgtccccgtgtccccggcGCTGTCCCCGCACTGACCGCGCGGCTGGCGGCGCGGCAGGCCCAGCTCGGCGGGGAAGGACGGCATGCGCAGCGGGTCGGGCTCGGCCTCGGCGTCCCACAGGTAGCGGCGGCCCAGGTGAGCGCccatggcggcggcgggacGGCGGCGCCGGAAGCGGAAGTGGCGGGGCGGCGGAAGCGGAAGTGGCGGAGGAGCTGCGGAGGGTGTGAGGGGGGAGCTGTCAGAGCGCCCCCTGGCGGAGGGGAGGAGCAGAAAGGAGCGCCACGAAAACGCaaaaaaacgggggaaaaaaaatataaaacgaaacaaaacaaaaaagcagccaaaaactcctcaaacaaacaaaataccaaatttaaaaaattaaattaaaaaaaaaaaacgcaaAAAAAGCTGCCatcaaaaaaacctaaaaaagtCCCAAAAACGACAAAGAAACATCAGAATCAACCAAAACTCgtccaaaaataccccaaaaaaccctaaaaaaagccccaaaaacaACAATATAAAACACCCCAAGCCAATCaaccaaaatacacccaaaaataccccaaaaaaccctaaaaaagacccaaaaccaataaaaaacatcccaaaccaaccaaaactcatccaaaaataccccaaaaacccctaaaaaagcccccaaaccaACAAttaaaaaccaccccaaaccgatCAACCAAAACACATtcaaaaatgcccaaaaaaccctaaaaaagcccccaaaacaacaataaaaaataccccaaaccaaccaaccaaaactcatccaaaaataccccaaaaaaccctaaaaaaagccccaaaacccagccaaccaaaaacatcaaaaaacccctaaaaaacccagaaccaaaaaagccccccaaaaaacccaaaaaaaccaaataaaaccaaaaaaaacccaaaaaacccccaaaaaagcacaaaaatcccacaaaaaaacccaaacaacgaaataaaacccaaaaaaacaaacaaaaaaaaaacaaaaaaaaagaacaaaaaaccacaaaaaaacaaaaaaaaccaaataaaaaccagaaaaaaacaaaaaaaaagaatctgtaaaaaagaacaaaaaacccaccaagaaaaaacaaaaaaaaaacccaaataaaccccccaaaaaaaccccaaaaaagaacaaaaaacccacccaaaaaaacccccaaaaaaacccaaaaaaaccccaaattaaaaaaaaaaaaacaaaaaaagaacaaaaaccccacaaaaaaacccaaaacccccagatattaaaaaaaaaaccaaacaaaaaaacaaacaaaaaccaaaaaaacatcAAGGCCACCCCgatgtccccaaggccaccccaaaatgtccccaaggCGAAGAAGAGCCGAGGCCACGGGAGGGACAAAGACGTTTATGGTGACACCgatgtccccaaggccaccctggggacagtgagggacacGGGACTGTgatgtccccaaggccaccttgTCACATGTGGTGACACTGGATGTGGCCCTGAGGGAGGTGACAATGTCCTCTGGTGGCCTCGTCACACACGGTGACACCGAGCAGGGACACGGAGGACATCCTGCGAGGGATGGCGAGTGACACACGGccaggctgtccccatccctgtccctgtcccgtgtccctgtcccatgtccctgtcccatgtccccgtgtgacacgtccctgtccctctccaggctgtccccaccccgtgtccccatgtccccccgcGTCTCATCGCCCCTCCAGGCTcttgtccccgtgtccccatgtccccgccACCCCTccagcctgtccccaccccTTGTCACCATGTCCCCAACCTTTTccagcctgtccccaccccATGTCCCCTCATCTCCATGTCCCCACCCATTTCCAGGCCGCgtcccagtgcccctccaggctcttgtccctgtgtccccatgtccccactcTTTTCCAACCTGTCCccaccccgtgtccccatgtccctgtgtctcatCACCCCTCCAGGCTcttgtccccgtgtccccacgccctgtccccatgtccccccccttttccagcctgtccccaccccATGTCCCCTTCTCCCCGTGCCTCATCGCCCCTCCAGGCtcttgtccccatgtccccacccttttccaggctgtccccagcctgtgtccccgtgtccccacccgTTTCCAGGCTTCGTCTCAATGCCCCTCCAGGCTcttgtcccaatgtccccaccctgtgtccccatgtccccacccCATGTCCTCGTGTCCCCAACCCTTTTCCAGCCCCTGTCTCATCACCCCTCCAGGCTcttgtccctgtgtccccatgtccccacccttttccagcctgtccccaccccGTGTCCTTCTCCCCGCGTCTCATCGCCCCTCCAGGCtcttgtccccatgtccccactcTTTTCCAACCTGTCCccaccctgtgtccccctgtccccccacgTCTCATCGCCCCTCCAGGCTcttgtccctgtgtccccgtgtccccaccccatgtccccatgtcccccggCGCCTCATCGCCCTCCAGGCTcttgtccctgtgtccccatgtccccacccTTTTCCAGCCTGTCCCCTTCTCCCCGCGCCTCATCGCCCCTCCAGGCtcttgtccccatgtccccacccttttccagcctgtccccatgtccccgtgcccctccagcctgtccccacccttttccagcctgtccccaccccgtgtccccatgtccccacatcTCATCGCCCCTCCAGGCTCTTGTCCCCATGTCTCCCCCCTTTTccagcctgtccccaccccGTGTCCCCTTCTCCCCGCGTCTCATCGCCCCTCCAGGCTCTTGTGCCCATGTCCCCCCCCTTTTCCAGCCTGTCCccaccctgtgtccccatgtccccacgtCTCATCGCCCCTCCAGGCTCTTGTGCCCATGTCCCCACCCTTTTccagcctgtccccaccccgtgtccccatgtccccatgtctcATCGCCCCTCCAGGCtcttgtccccatgtccccacccTTTTCCAGCCTGTCCCCTTCTCCCCGCGCCTCATCGCCCCTCCAGGCTCTTGTCGCGGGCGATGACGGCCTCGTCGAACTTGATCATGAGGGTGGTGCCCTTGTGCCAGTGGGCGCTGACGCGGGCGGGGAAGCCGGCGGC is a genomic window of Lonchura striata isolate bLonStr1 chromosome 21, bLonStr1.mat, whole genome shotgun sequence containing:
- the NDUFB7 gene encoding NADH dehydrogenase [ubiquinone] 1 beta subcomplex subunit 7 produces the protein MGAHLGRRYLWDAEAEPDPLRMPSFPAELGLPRRQPRAMVASAAQLAQARVPLEQRDFCGHHLLRLLRCQRDNFPVPWRCHALRHAWDGCQHEDYVMRMKEFERERRLRLRQQRLRRRGDGDGDSE